Proteins from one Triticum aestivum cultivar Chinese Spring chromosome 7A, IWGSC CS RefSeq v2.1, whole genome shotgun sequence genomic window:
- the LOC123150019 gene encoding aspartyl protease APCB1 isoform X1 produces the protein MTLLPLLQTSLCYLPIPPSSPLLKKRSTQAGMAQAQSHTARAHSRKHPKPAAAAQPATASHNIPNPNQAHDTTQPASHHHSVASRAPSLPSRPRPSPPPPPPPPLKLATAGATSLQASPEMAATPLLSGEDTTTPLHGVVVIALPDHADGGGRDASPRSEAPAPAALGRAWRLLRLATAPLVVLAAFAVAAHCYGLYSFSFSGEEDWKWGEGRASSFLLPLHPKPKPAAAGVKAAAAERDSTTAVLPERQYYTSVNIGNPARPYFLDIDTGSALTWIQCDAPCTNCTKGPHPLYKPAKENIVPPKDSHCQELQGNQNYCDTCKQCDYEIAYADRSSSAGVLARDNMRLVTADGERENMDFVFGCAHDQQGKLLDSPASTDGILGLSNGAMSLPTQLAKQGIISNVFGHCIATDPSSSGYMFLGDDYVPRWGMTWVPIRNGPEDVYSTIVQKVNYGGQELNVREQAGKLTQVIFDSGSSYTYFPHEIYTSLIASVSFRSNSPTDETSSVNSMLHIPDYDLVIQQLEAVSPGFVHDKSDQTLPFCMKPNFPVRSVDDVKQLFKPLLLHFSKAWLVIPRTFAISPENYLIISDKGNVCLGVLDGTEIGHSSTIVIGDVSLRGKLVAYDNDENQIGWAQSDCSRPQKASMVPFFLSKALRSQLL, from the exons ATGACCTTGCTGCCGCTGCTGCAAACTTCACTTTGCTACCTTCCAATTCcgccctcctctcctcttcttaagAAGAGGTCAACCCAAGCGGGCATGGCTCAGGCCCAGTCGCACACAGCCCGCGCGCACAGTCGCAAGCATCCAAAACCCGCAGCCGCAGCCCAGCCGGCGACGGCGAGCCATAATATACCAAACCCAAACCAAGCACACGACACGACCCAGCCAGCATCGCATCACCATAGCGTCGCGTCGCGCGCTCCTTCCCTTCCTTCGCGTCCACgaccgtctcctcctcctcctcctcctcctcctctcaagctTGCAACAGCCGGAGCTACATCTCTACAGGCCTCGCCGGAGATGGCGGCCACGCCGTTGCTGTCGGGGGAGGACACGACGACGCCGTTGCATGGCGTCGTCGTGATCGCCCTCCCGGACCACGCCGACGGCGGGGGCCGGGACGCGTCGCCCAGGAGcgaggcgccggcgccggcggccctGGGACGGGCGTGGAGGCTGCTGCGGCTGGCCACGGCGCCGCTGGTGGTGCTCGCGGCGTTCGCGGTGGCGGCGCACTGCTACGGCCTCTACTCCTTCTCCTTCTCCGGGGAGGAGGACTGGAAATGGGGCGAGgggcgcgcctcctccttcctcctgccGCTGCACCCCAAGCccaagcccgccgccgccggcgtcaaggccgcggcggcggagagggattCGACCACGGCCGTGCTGCCGGAGAG GCAGTACTACACTTCTGTAAACATTGGCAATCCTGCAAGGCCCTATTTCCTTGATATTGATACAGGAAGTGCACTCACATGGATCCAGTGTGATGCTCCCTGCACAAATTGCACAAAG GGGCCTCATCCTTTGTATAAGCCCGCAAAAGAAAACATAGTTCCACCTAAGGATTCACATTGTCAGGAATTGCAAGGCAACCAAAATTACTGTGACACCTGCAAACAATGCGACTATGAGATCGCGTATGCGGACCGAAGCTCCTCTGCCGGCGTGCTTGCGAGGGACAACATGCGACTGGTCACCGCGGACGGTGAGAGGGAAAACATGGACTTCGTCTTCGG GTGTGCACATGATCAACAAGGAAAGCTTCTAGACTCACCAGCAAGTACTGATGGGATCCTTGGCCTCAGCAACGGGGCAATGAGCCTCCCTACCCAGCTAGCCAAGCAAGGGATCATTTCCAACGTTTTCGGCCATTGCATCGCCACGGATCCCAGCAGTAGTGGCTACATGTTTCTCGGTGATGATTACGTTCCCAGATGGGGAATGACATGGGTTCCCATCCGCAACGGTCCAGA GGACGTGTACAGCACGATAGTACAGAAAGTGAACTATGGAGGTCAGGAGCTTAATGTGCGAGAGCAGGCTGGGAAGCTGACTCAAGTGATCTTCGACAGCGGGAGCTCATACACTTATTTTCCGCATGAAATATACACAAGCCTGATTGCTTCGGTGAGTTTTCGCAGTAACTCTCCAACAGATGAAACAAGTTCAGTTAATTCCATGCTGCATATACCTGATTACGATCTTGTAATTCAACAGCTCGAAGCGGTCTCTCCAGGCTTTGTACACGATAAATCAGATCAAACGCTGCCTTTTTGCATGAAGCCTAATTTTCCAGTGAG GTCTGTGGATGATGTGAAGCAACTGTTCAAGCCCTTGCTCCTGCATTTCAGCAAAGCATGGCTTGTGATCCCAAGAACGTTCGCAATTTCTCCCGAGAACTACTTGATCATCAGC GACAAGGGCAATGTCTGCCTAGGGGTGCTTGATGGAACAGAGATTGGCCACAGCTCAACAATAGTAATTGGAG ATGTTTCCCTCCGTGGGAAGTTAGTTGCGTATGACAACGACGAGAATCAGATCGGATGGGCTCAGTCAGACTGCAGCAGGCCACAGAAAGCAAGCATGGTTCCGTTCTTCCTTTCGAAAGCATTGCGCAGTCAACTTCTTTAA
- the LOC123150019 gene encoding aspartyl protease APCB1 isoform X2 — protein sequence MTLLPLLQTSLCYLPIPPSSPLLKKRSTQAGMAQAQSHTARAHSRKHPKPAAAAQPATASHNIPNPNQAHDTTQPASHHHSVASRAPSLPSRPRPSPPPPPPPPLKLATAGATSLQASPEMAATPLLSGEDTTTPLHGVVVIALPDHADGGGRDASPRSEAPAPAALGRAWRLLRLATAPLVVLAAFAVAAHCYGLYSFSFSGEEDWKWGEGRASSFLLPLHPKPKPAAAGVKAAAAERDSTTAVLPERQYYTSVNIGNPARPYFLDIDTGSALTWIQCDAPCTNCTKGPHPLYKPAKENIVPPKDSHCQELQGNQNYCDTCKQCDYEIAYADRSSSAGVLARDNMRLVTADGERENMDFVFGCAHDQQGKLLDSPASTDGILGLSNGAMSLPTQLAKQGIISNVFGHCIATDPSSSGYMFLGDDYVPRWGMTWVPIRNGPEDVYSTIVQKVNYGGQELNVREQAGKLTQVIFDSGSSYTYFPHEIYTSLIASLEAVSPGFVHDKSDQTLPFCMKPNFPVRSVDDVKQLFKPLLLHFSKAWLVIPRTFAISPENYLIISDKGNVCLGVLDGTEIGHSSTIVIGDVSLRGKLVAYDNDENQIGWAQSDCSRPQKASMVPFFLSKALRSQLL from the exons ATGACCTTGCTGCCGCTGCTGCAAACTTCACTTTGCTACCTTCCAATTCcgccctcctctcctcttcttaagAAGAGGTCAACCCAAGCGGGCATGGCTCAGGCCCAGTCGCACACAGCCCGCGCGCACAGTCGCAAGCATCCAAAACCCGCAGCCGCAGCCCAGCCGGCGACGGCGAGCCATAATATACCAAACCCAAACCAAGCACACGACACGACCCAGCCAGCATCGCATCACCATAGCGTCGCGTCGCGCGCTCCTTCCCTTCCTTCGCGTCCACgaccgtctcctcctcctcctcctcctcctcctctcaagctTGCAACAGCCGGAGCTACATCTCTACAGGCCTCGCCGGAGATGGCGGCCACGCCGTTGCTGTCGGGGGAGGACACGACGACGCCGTTGCATGGCGTCGTCGTGATCGCCCTCCCGGACCACGCCGACGGCGGGGGCCGGGACGCGTCGCCCAGGAGcgaggcgccggcgccggcggccctGGGACGGGCGTGGAGGCTGCTGCGGCTGGCCACGGCGCCGCTGGTGGTGCTCGCGGCGTTCGCGGTGGCGGCGCACTGCTACGGCCTCTACTCCTTCTCCTTCTCCGGGGAGGAGGACTGGAAATGGGGCGAGgggcgcgcctcctccttcctcctgccGCTGCACCCCAAGCccaagcccgccgccgccggcgtcaaggccgcggcggcggagagggattCGACCACGGCCGTGCTGCCGGAGAG GCAGTACTACACTTCTGTAAACATTGGCAATCCTGCAAGGCCCTATTTCCTTGATATTGATACAGGAAGTGCACTCACATGGATCCAGTGTGATGCTCCCTGCACAAATTGCACAAAG GGGCCTCATCCTTTGTATAAGCCCGCAAAAGAAAACATAGTTCCACCTAAGGATTCACATTGTCAGGAATTGCAAGGCAACCAAAATTACTGTGACACCTGCAAACAATGCGACTATGAGATCGCGTATGCGGACCGAAGCTCCTCTGCCGGCGTGCTTGCGAGGGACAACATGCGACTGGTCACCGCGGACGGTGAGAGGGAAAACATGGACTTCGTCTTCGG GTGTGCACATGATCAACAAGGAAAGCTTCTAGACTCACCAGCAAGTACTGATGGGATCCTTGGCCTCAGCAACGGGGCAATGAGCCTCCCTACCCAGCTAGCCAAGCAAGGGATCATTTCCAACGTTTTCGGCCATTGCATCGCCACGGATCCCAGCAGTAGTGGCTACATGTTTCTCGGTGATGATTACGTTCCCAGATGGGGAATGACATGGGTTCCCATCCGCAACGGTCCAGA GGACGTGTACAGCACGATAGTACAGAAAGTGAACTATGGAGGTCAGGAGCTTAATGTGCGAGAGCAGGCTGGGAAGCTGACTCAAGTGATCTTCGACAGCGGGAGCTCATACACTTATTTTCCGCATGAAATATACACAAGCCTGATTGCTTCG CTCGAAGCGGTCTCTCCAGGCTTTGTACACGATAAATCAGATCAAACGCTGCCTTTTTGCATGAAGCCTAATTTTCCAGTGAG GTCTGTGGATGATGTGAAGCAACTGTTCAAGCCCTTGCTCCTGCATTTCAGCAAAGCATGGCTTGTGATCCCAAGAACGTTCGCAATTTCTCCCGAGAACTACTTGATCATCAGC GACAAGGGCAATGTCTGCCTAGGGGTGCTTGATGGAACAGAGATTGGCCACAGCTCAACAATAGTAATTGGAG ATGTTTCCCTCCGTGGGAAGTTAGTTGCGTATGACAACGACGAGAATCAGATCGGATGGGCTCAGTCAGACTGCAGCAGGCCACAGAAAGCAAGCATGGTTCCGTTCTTCCTTTCGAAAGCATTGCGCAGTCAACTTCTTTAA
- the LOC123150021 gene encoding aluminum-activated malate transporter 9, which produces MAAGAAGVPPAQLGSLWSTLEDQRGARGDVPLLSSAWSLPGSQAGGGDGGPKQGLLRRAGAAVAGAWGALCDGAAEMWAFARADRRKPVFAAKVGLALALISFLVFLREPRDIVSHSVWAILTVVVVFEFSIGATLSKGFNRGLGTLTAGGLALAVAELSKNLGALEEVILIISIFTVGFITNLAKLHPTMKPYEYGFRVFLLTFVYVMVSGYNTGKFTDTAVSRFVLIALGAAVSLGINIGIHPIWSGEDLHNLIAKNFAGVAKSLEGCVDGYLKCMEYERIPSKILVYQASDDPLYSGYRAAVEASAQEETLLGFAIWEPPHGPYKTRNYPWKGFTKVGGALRHCSFAVMALHGCILSEIQAPPESRRVFISEIHRVGREGAKVLRELGDNVKTMTKLRSSDILLEVHLAAEELQKKIDEKSYLLVNTERWDTSKRAEGIKDAINGNSAAAKENKNEVTEPTIADQTAAQHYKSFAAASFLSRYDSSATIDGYKTLLSWPARRSFHPNLPLEDEESKTYESASALSLATFASLLIEFVARLQNVVNAFEELSEKANFKDPVEEPVAVSIDNGGLLAKICKSVGLKS; this is translated from the exons ATGGCCGCGGGCGCGGCGGGCGTGCCGCCGGCGCAGCTGGGGTCGCTGTGGTCGACGCTCGAGGACCAGCGGGGCGCGCGGGGGGACGTCCCGCTGCTCTCGTCGGCGTGGAGCCTGCCGGGCTCccaggccggcggcggcgacggggggccCAAGCAGGGGCTGCTCCGCCGCGCCGGCGCCGCGGTGGCGGGGGCGTGGGGCGCGCTCTGCGACGGGGCGGCCGAGATGTGGGCGTTCGCGCGGGCCGACCGCCGGAAGCCCGTCTTCGCGGCCAAGGTCGGCCTGGCGCTCGCCCTCATCTCCTTCCTCGTCTTCCTCCGCGAGCCGCGCGACATCGTCAGCCACTCCGTCTGGGCCATCCtcaccgtcgtcgtcgtcttcgAGTTCAGCATCG GTGCAACATTGAGCAAAGGTTTCAATAGGGGTTTAGGAACTCTTACTGCAGGAGGGCTTGCTCTAGCAGTTGCCGAATTGTCCAAAAACTTGGGTGCATTGGAAGAAGTGATCCTTATTATAAGCATCTTTACTGTTG GTTTTATCACAAACTTGGCAAAGCTACACCCAACGATGAAGCCTTATGAATATGGATTTCGTGTATTCTTGTTGACATTCGTTTATGTCATGGTCTCTGGGTACAATACAGGGAAGTTCACTGATACGGCTGTAAGTAGATTTGTATTGATTGCTCTTGGTGCTGCTGTCAGTCTGGGAATCAATATAGGCATTCACCCAATCTGGTCTGGAGAGGATTTGCACAATTTGATCGCAAAGAATTTTGCTGGTGTTGCAAAATCCTTAGAAG GCTGTGTCGATGGATATCTGAAATGCATGGAGTATGAAAGGATTCCTTCAAAAATTCTTGTATATCAAGCTTCTGATGATCCTCTATATAGTGGGTACAGGGCAGCTGTCGAGGCGTCAGCGCAAGAGGAAACCCTG CTAGGTTTTGCTATATGGGAACCGCCCCATGGTCCGTACAAAACGAGGAACTATCCTTGGAAGGGTTTCACTAAAGTTGGTGGAGCATTGAGGCACTGTTCCTTTGCGGTTATGGCATTGCATGGTTGCATTCTTTCAGAAATTCAG GCACCGCCAGAAAGCAGAAGGGTTTTCATTTCAGAAATTCATAGAGTGGGCAGAGAAGGCGCTAAGGTGTTGCGCGAGCTTGGAGACAATGTGAAGACAATGACCAAGTTGAGGTCTTCAGATATTCTACTGGAAGTTCATTTGGCAGCTGAGGAGTTGCAAAAAAAGATTGACGAGAAGTCATATCTTCTGGTGAACACTGAAAGATGGGACACTAGCAAGCGAGCTGAAGGAATAAAAGATGCCATAAATGGCAACAGCGCGGCGGCAAAAGAGAATAAGAATGAAGTGACGGAGCCTACTATTGCCGATCAAACTGCGGCTCAGCATTATAAGAGCTTTGCTGCTGCTTCGTTTCTTAGCCGATATGATTCATCAGCAACTATAGACGGCTACAAGACGCTACTATCCTGGCCTGCACGCAGATCATTCCATCCAAACTTGCCGCTCGAAGACGAGGAGTCAAAAACATATGAAAGTGCAAGTGCCTTGTCCTTGGCCACATTTGCCTCGCTCCTAATCGAGTTTGTTGCCCGGTTACAGAATGTTGTTAACGCATTTGAGGAGCTGAGTGAGAAGGCTAATTTCAAGGACCCTGTGGAGGAGCCTGTTGCAGTTAGCATAGATAATGGCGGGCTTCTCGCTAAAATATGCAAGTCTGTTGGGCTGAAGAGTTGA